In the genome of Chaetodon auriga isolate fChaAug3 chromosome 15, fChaAug3.hap1, whole genome shotgun sequence, one region contains:
- the cct6a gene encoding T-complex protein 1 subunit zeta, with product MAAVKSLNPKAEVARAQAALAVNISAARGLQDVLRTNLGPKGTMKMLVSGAGDIKLTKDGNVLLHEMQIQHPTASLIAKVATAQDDITGDGTTSNVLIIGELLKQADLYVSEGLHPRIIAEGFEAAKDKALAALEELKVTREMDRETLINVARTSLRTKVHKELADLLTEAVVDAVLAIAKPNEPIDLYMVEIMEMKHKTDCDTQLIRGLVLDHGARHPDMKKRVEDAYVLTCNVSLEYEKTEVNSGFFYKSAQEREKLVAAERKFIEDRVQKIIALKNKVCPNGEKGFVVINQKGIDPFSLDALAKEGIVALRRAKRRNMERLSLACGGVAMNSVDDLTPDCLGNAGLVYEHTLGEEKYTFIEKCGNPRSVTLLVKGPNKHTLTQIKDAVRDGLRAVKNAIEDGSVVPGAGALEVAVADALVKHKSNVKGRAQLGVQAFADALLIIPKVLAQNSGYDPQETLLKLQMEYKESGQLVGVDLSTGEPMVSGEAGVWDNYSVKKQLLHSCTVIASNILLVDEIMRAGMSSLKG from the exons ATGGCTGCGGTGAAATCCCTGAACCCAAAAGCAGAGGTGGCCAGGGCACAGGCTGCTCTGGCGGTAAACATCAGTGCCGCCCGGGGGCTTCAGGACGTGCTGAGAACTAACCTGGGACCGAAGGGGACCATGAAAAT GCTGGTGTCTGGTGCAGGAGACATCAAGCTGACCAAAGATGGCAACGTCTTGTTACATGAGATG CAAATTCAGCACCCAACAGCATCACTGATTGCGAAGGTTGCCACGGCACAGGATGACATCACGGGAGATGGAACCACCTCCAACGTCCTCATCATCGGAGAACTGTTGAAGCAGGCTGACCTCTACGTGTCCGAG GGTCTTCATCCAAGAATCATTGCAGAGGGCTTCGAGGCAGCCAAGGATAAAGCCTTGgctgctctggaggagctgaaggtgACTCGGGAAATGGACAGAGAGACCCTCATCAACGTAGCACGCACCTCCCTCAGGACCAAGGTTCACAAAGAGCTGGCAGACCTGCTCACTGAG gctgtAGTAGATGCTGTGCTGGCCATCGCTAAACCCAATGAACCCATCGACCTGTACATGGTGGAAATCATGGAGATGAAGCATAAGACCGACTGCGATACACA gcTAATTAGAGGGTTGGTGTTGGACCATGGTGCCCGACACccagacatgaagaagagggTGGAGGATGCCTATGTGTTGACCTGCAACGTTTCTTTGGAGTACGAAAAGACTGAGGTCAACTCCGGCTTCTTCTACAAGAGTGcacaggagagggagaagcttgtggctgcagagaggaagttCATCGAGGATCGTGTGCAGAAGATCATCGCGCTGAAGAACAAAGTCTGTCCTAATGGGGAGAAGGGTTTCGTCGTCATTAACCAGAAG GGTATTGACCCATTCTCCCTGGATGCCCTCGCCAAGGAAGGCATTGTAGCTCTGCGCAGGGCAAAgaggaggaacatggagag GCTGTCCCTCGCTTGCGGTGGCGTTGCCATGAATTCAGTCGATGACCTCACACCCGACTGCTTGGGAAATGCTGGGTTGGTCTATGAGCACACGCTG ggagaggagaagtACACATTCATCGAGAAGTGTGGAAACCCTCGTTCAGTAACCCTGTTGGTGAAGGGACCCAAcaaacacaccctcacacagATCAAAGATGCTGTCAGGGATGGTTTGCGGGCAGTCAAGAACGCCATCGAAGATG GTAGTGTAGTGCCCGGGGCAGGTGCGTTGGAGGTGGCTGTGGCGGACGCTCTGGTAAAACACAAGTCCAACGTGAAAGGCAGAGCCCAGCTGGGAGTGCAGGCATTTGCGGATGCTCTCCTCATCATCCCCAAG GTTTTGGCCCAGAACTCTGGCTATGACCCACAGGAGaccctgctgaagctgcagatggagTACAAAGAGTCTGGTCAGCTTGTTGGAGTGGACCTCAGCACAG GGGAACCCATGGTGTCTGGAGAAGCAGGTGTATGGGACAATTACAGCGTTAAGAAACAGCTTCTCCATTCATG CACGGTGATCGCCAGCAACATCTTGTTGGTGGACGAGATCATGCGCGCTGGAATGTCTTCTCTCAAAGGTTAG
- the sumf2 gene encoding inactive C-alpha-formylglycine-generating enzyme 2 isoform X2, giving the protein MLALRGALKMNVKVMSWMSAVCACLLTAAAADEMLNIPGGKMLLGTSAADGKDGASPTKEVAVHPFKIDKYPITNAEFRDFVRAQKYKTEAETFGWSFVFQDFVSEELKSKVTQRIESAPWWLPVQRVFWRQPAGPGSGIREHLDFPVVQVSWNDAQAFCRWKDKRLPTEEEWEWAARGGLQGRLYPWGNKFQVNRCNLWQGSFPDRDTAEDGYHGISPVTAFPPQNSYGLYDMLGNTWEWTSTPFPAAQPMYVLRGGSWIDTVDGSANHKAQVTTRMGNTPDSASDNLGFRCAADRQKQGKKKDKSDL; this is encoded by the exons ATGTTGGCTTTACGAGGCGCGTTAAAGATGAATGTTAAAGTAATGTCCTGGATGTCAGCTGTGTGCGCGTGTTTACTGACAGCGGCAG CAGCAGACGAGATGCTGAATATACCAGGAGGAAAGATGTTACTGGGAACCAGTGCAGCTGATGGGAAAGATGGAGCGTCTCCCACCAAGGAAGTTGCAGTCCACCCTTTTAAAATAGACAAATACCCCATCACAAATGCCGAGTTCAG AGACTTTGTGAGAGCGCAGAAGTACAAAACTGAAGCTGAGACGTTTGGCTGGAGTTTCGTGTTTCAAGACTTTGtgtcagaggagctgaagagcaAAGTCACACAGAGGATTGAG TCTGCTCCTTGGTGGTTGCCTGTACAGCGGGTGTTTTGGAGACAG CCTGCAGGACCTGGTTCAGGCATTCGGGAGCACCTGGACTTCCCGGTGGTTCAGGTGAGCTGGAATGATGCTCAGGCCTTCTGCCGCTGGAAGGACAAGAGACTGCCCACTGAGGAGGAGTGGGAGTGGGCTGCACGTGGGGGGCTGCAAG GTCGGCTTTATCCGTGGGGAAACAAGTTCCAGGTGAACAGGTGCAACTTGTGGCAG GGATCGTTTCcagacagagacactgcagaGGATGGATACCATGGCATCTCTCCTGTCACAGCGTTCCCTCCTCAAAACAGTTATG GACTCTATGACATGTTGGGAAACACATGGGAGTGGACATCCACACCCTTCCCAGCAGCACAACCAATGTATGTGCTGCGCGGTGGCTCCTGGATCGACACCGTGGATGGTTCAGCCAATCATAAGGCACAAGTCACGACCAG GATGGGCAACACCCCCGACTCCGCCTCCGATAACCTGGGGTTCAGGTGTGCTGccgacagacagaaacaagggaagaaaaaagacaaaagtgatCTGTAg
- the sumf2 gene encoding inactive C-alpha-formylglycine-generating enzyme 2 isoform X1: MLALRGALKMNVKVMSWMSAVCACLLTAAADEMLNIPGGKMLLGTSAADGKDGASPTKEVAVHPFKIDKYPITNAEFRDFVRAQKYKTEAETFGWSFVFQDFVSEELKSKVTQRIESAPWWLPVQRVFWRQPAGPGSGIREHLDFPVVQVSWNDAQAFCRWKDKRLPTEEEWEWAARGGLQGRLYPWGNKFQVNRCNLWQGSFPDRDTAEDGYHGISPVTAFPPQNSYGLYDMLGNTWEWTSTPFPAAQPMYVLRGGSWIDTVDGSANHKAQVTTRMGNTPDSASDNLGFRCAADRQKQGKKKDKSDL; the protein is encoded by the exons ATGTTGGCTTTACGAGGCGCGTTAAAGATGAATGTTAAAGTAATGTCCTGGATGTCAGCTGTGTGCGCGTGTTTACTGACAGCGGCAG CAGACGAGATGCTGAATATACCAGGAGGAAAGATGTTACTGGGAACCAGTGCAGCTGATGGGAAAGATGGAGCGTCTCCCACCAAGGAAGTTGCAGTCCACCCTTTTAAAATAGACAAATACCCCATCACAAATGCCGAGTTCAG AGACTTTGTGAGAGCGCAGAAGTACAAAACTGAAGCTGAGACGTTTGGCTGGAGTTTCGTGTTTCAAGACTTTGtgtcagaggagctgaagagcaAAGTCACACAGAGGATTGAG TCTGCTCCTTGGTGGTTGCCTGTACAGCGGGTGTTTTGGAGACAG CCTGCAGGACCTGGTTCAGGCATTCGGGAGCACCTGGACTTCCCGGTGGTTCAGGTGAGCTGGAATGATGCTCAGGCCTTCTGCCGCTGGAAGGACAAGAGACTGCCCACTGAGGAGGAGTGGGAGTGGGCTGCACGTGGGGGGCTGCAAG GTCGGCTTTATCCGTGGGGAAACAAGTTCCAGGTGAACAGGTGCAACTTGTGGCAG GGATCGTTTCcagacagagacactgcagaGGATGGATACCATGGCATCTCTCCTGTCACAGCGTTCCCTCCTCAAAACAGTTATG GACTCTATGACATGTTGGGAAACACATGGGAGTGGACATCCACACCCTTCCCAGCAGCACAACCAATGTATGTGCTGCGCGGTGGCTCCTGGATCGACACCGTGGATGGTTCAGCCAATCATAAGGCACAAGTCACGACCAG GATGGGCAACACCCCCGACTCCGCCTCCGATAACCTGGGGTTCAGGTGTGCTGccgacagacagaaacaagggaagaaaaaagacaaaagtgatCTGTAg